One genomic segment of Streptomyces sp. RerS4 includes these proteins:
- a CDS encoding protein kinase family protein — MAERSTAAVDVADNSGNQPPAAHAAKATADGVDTQNGRAADGPMPEKDGERTSAAPATAPELHSGHKLARRYRLEECVTRLDGFSSWRAMDEKLRRAVGVHLLPADHPRARTVLAAARSSALLGDPRFVQVLDAVEENDLVYVVHEWLPDATELTAVLAAGPLEPHEAYQLVSQVSQAMTAAHREGLAHLRLTPSAILRTSSGQYRIRGLAVNAALRGITSDTPQRADTEAIGALLYAALTQRWPYENDAYGLAGLPKGVGLIAPDQVRAGVHRGLGELAMRALANDGATASRQEPPCTTPEELSKAVAAMPRIRPPEPAFTAPPEYQHTTYQQGSYGRPLATGRTTAQSVVVGPPPPPLQSRTGRALKWGVAALLIAALGLGSWQLADALLDRSKKNSGDTNHSTQQGPQDTADKKDPVPLAVKGAAEYYPDGNPQNTDGVSKTYDGDSSSYWRTKSFNDGPRIEIKPGVGIIYDLGGEHEVSTASIALKHRGDHTTLALYAADSMDPKTSVDRMKKIAGATTKDSAVNLTAETPVKTRYVLLWITDVPYAGYDDFSKAGYKQGITDVKFKG; from the coding sequence GTGGCGGAACGTAGCACGGCTGCCGTCGACGTGGCCGACAACAGCGGCAATCAGCCGCCGGCCGCTCACGCGGCCAAGGCCACGGCCGACGGGGTGGACACCCAGAACGGACGAGCCGCGGACGGACCCATGCCCGAGAAGGACGGCGAACGCACCAGCGCGGCACCCGCGACCGCGCCCGAACTCCACAGCGGCCACAAGCTCGCGAGGCGCTACCGCCTCGAAGAGTGCGTCACCCGTCTGGACGGATTCAGCAGCTGGCGCGCGATGGACGAGAAGCTGCGCCGCGCGGTGGGCGTTCACCTGCTGCCCGCAGACCATCCGCGGGCCCGCACCGTCCTGGCCGCCGCCCGCTCCTCGGCCCTGCTCGGCGACCCCCGCTTCGTGCAGGTCCTCGACGCCGTCGAGGAGAACGACCTCGTCTACGTGGTCCACGAGTGGCTCCCCGACGCCACCGAACTCACGGCCGTCCTCGCCGCCGGACCGCTGGAGCCCCACGAGGCCTACCAGCTCGTCAGCCAGGTCTCCCAGGCCATGACCGCCGCTCACCGCGAGGGCCTGGCCCACCTGCGCCTGACCCCCAGCGCCATACTGCGGACCTCCAGCGGCCAGTACCGCATCCGCGGCCTCGCCGTGAACGCCGCCCTGCGCGGCATCACCAGCGACACCCCGCAGCGGGCCGACACCGAAGCCATCGGCGCACTGCTGTACGCCGCCCTCACCCAGCGCTGGCCGTACGAGAACGACGCGTACGGACTGGCCGGCCTGCCCAAGGGCGTCGGCCTGATCGCCCCCGACCAGGTCCGCGCCGGCGTCCACCGGGGCCTGGGCGAGCTCGCCATGCGCGCCCTCGCCAACGACGGCGCCACCGCGTCCCGGCAGGAACCACCCTGCACCACCCCGGAGGAACTCTCCAAGGCCGTCGCCGCGATGCCCCGCATCCGGCCGCCGGAGCCGGCCTTCACGGCACCCCCGGAGTACCAGCACACCACCTACCAGCAGGGCAGCTACGGACGGCCCCTGGCCACCGGTCGGACCACGGCCCAGTCCGTCGTCGTCGGCCCCCCGCCGCCCCCGCTCCAGAGCCGGACCGGCCGGGCCCTCAAGTGGGGCGTGGCCGCGCTGCTCATCGCCGCCCTCGGGCTGGGCAGCTGGCAGCTCGCCGACGCCCTGCTCGACCGCAGCAAGAAGAACAGCGGCGACACCAACCACTCCACCCAGCAGGGCCCCCAGGACACGGCGGACAAGAAGGACCCCGTTCCCCTCGCCGTCAAGGGAGCCGCCGAGTACTACCCGGACGGCAACCCGCAGAACACCGACGGGGTCTCCAAGACCTACGACGGCGACAGCTCCAGCTACTGGCGCACCAAGAGCTTCAACGACGGCCCCAGGATCGAGATCAAGCCCGGCGTCGGGATCATCTACGACCTCGGCGGCGAGCACGAGGTCAGCACCGCGTCGATAGCGTTGAAACACCGGGGCGACCACACCACGCTGGCGCTGTACGCGGCCGACTCCATGGACCCGAAGACCTCGGTCGACCGCATGAAGAAGATCGCGGGGGCGACGACCAAGGACTCCGCGGTGAACTTGACCGCCGAAACACCGGTCAAGACGCGCTACGTCCTGCTGTGGATCACCGACGTCCCCTACGCGGGCTACGACGACTTCAGCAAGGCCGGTTACAAGCAGGGCATCACGGATGTGAAGTTCAAGGGCTGA
- a CDS encoding MFS transporter, translating to MPVVRDLRVLLRLRDFRNLLAVRLLSQAADGVYQVALATYVVFSPEKQASPAAIASAMAVLLLPYSVIGPFAGVLLDRWLRRQVFLYGNLLRAFLACVTGVLIVAHAPDWLFYASALSVTAVNRFVLAGLAASLPRVVAPDQLVTANALSPTAGTLAAVAGGGLAFLVRLLGSDSNAVVVLLGAALYLGAALAALSLAIDLLGPDHPPGRVHPSVTEGIALTARGMVEGLKHLADRREAARALTAMTVMRFCYGALTVMLLMLCRYSWSDNESDGLALLGIAVGVSGAGFFAAAAVTPWLVNRLGPLGWISCCAGASAVLVPALGLFFAPGPMLVAAFVLGLATQGAKISTDTIVQSRVDDAFRGRVFSVYDVLFNVAFVGAAAVAALMLPVDGRSVPLILGVALLYAGTAALILRQGQTPPADSGRRRFT from the coding sequence ATGCCTGTCGTACGTGATCTGCGCGTACTCCTGCGCCTGAGGGATTTCCGCAACCTGCTCGCCGTACGGCTGCTCTCCCAGGCCGCCGACGGTGTCTACCAGGTCGCGCTCGCCACCTACGTGGTGTTCTCCCCGGAGAAGCAGGCCTCGCCGGCGGCCATCGCCTCGGCCATGGCCGTCCTGCTGCTGCCCTATTCGGTGATCGGACCCTTCGCCGGGGTCCTGCTGGACCGCTGGCTTCGGCGCCAGGTCTTCCTCTACGGCAACCTGCTGCGGGCCTTCCTCGCCTGTGTGACCGGCGTGCTGATCGTGGCGCACGCACCGGACTGGCTGTTCTACGCGTCCGCCCTGTCCGTGACCGCCGTGAACCGCTTCGTCCTGGCCGGGCTCGCCGCCTCCCTGCCCCGCGTCGTCGCCCCCGACCAGCTGGTCACGGCGAACGCCCTCTCGCCCACCGCCGGAACCCTCGCGGCCGTCGCCGGTGGCGGGCTCGCCTTCCTGGTCCGGCTCCTGGGTTCCGATTCCAACGCCGTGGTGGTCCTGCTGGGCGCCGCCCTCTACCTGGGCGCGGCCCTCGCCGCCCTGAGCCTGGCCATCGACCTGCTGGGACCCGACCACCCGCCTGGCCGGGTCCACCCCTCCGTCACGGAGGGGATCGCGCTGACGGCCCGGGGCATGGTCGAGGGTCTGAAGCACCTGGCCGACCGACGCGAGGCCGCTCGGGCGCTCACGGCGATGACGGTGATGCGGTTCTGCTACGGGGCGCTCACCGTGATGCTGCTGATGCTCTGCCGCTACTCCTGGTCGGACAACGAGTCGGACGGTCTGGCCCTGCTCGGCATCGCCGTCGGGGTCTCCGGCGCCGGATTCTTCGCGGCCGCCGCCGTCACGCCCTGGCTGGTGAACCGGCTGGGCCCGCTGGGCTGGATCAGCTGCTGCGCCGGCGCCTCGGCCGTGCTGGTCCCGGCACTGGGCCTGTTCTTCGCCCCCGGGCCGATGCTCGTCGCCGCGTTCGTCCTCGGCCTCGCCACCCAGGGCGCCAAGATCTCCACCGACACGATCGTGCAGTCCCGGGTGGACGACGCCTTCCGGGGGCGGGTCTTCTCCGTTTACGACGTGCTGTTCAACGTCGCCTTCGTCGGAGCGGCCGCCGTGGCCGCGCTCATGCTGCCCGTCGACGGCCGATCCGTCCCGCTGATCCTCGGTGTGGCCCTGCTCTACGCCGGCACGGCCGCTCTCATACTGCGGCAGGGGCAGACACCGCCCGCCGACAGCGGCCGCCGACGTTTCACGTGA
- a CDS encoding CCA tRNA nucleotidyltransferase yields MPNANEDNPSALSQVQRRAVSELLRVAPVADELGRRFQEAGFHLALVGGSVRDALLGRLGNDLDFTTDARPEDVLKIVRPWADSVWDIGIAFGTIGAQKTARIGDVDRNFQIEVTTYRSEAYDRTSRKPEVSYGDSIEEDLVRRDFTVNAMALALPEQEFVDPHGGLEDLAAGVLRTPGTPEESFSDDPLRMLRAARFAAQLDFEVAPEVVAAMKEMSDRIEIVSAERVQAELNKLLLSAHPRKGLGLLVDSGLADRVLPELPALRLESDEHHRHKDVYDHSLIVLEQAIALEEEGPDLVLRLAALLHDIGKPRTRRFESDGRVSFHHHEVVGAKMTKKRMTALKYSNDMIKDVSRLVELHLRFHGYGDGEWTDSAVRRYVRDAGPLLSRLHKLTRSDCTTRNKRKAGALSRTYDGLEERIAQLQEQEELDAIRPDLDGNEIQRVLGIKPGPAVGKAYAFLLDLRLENGPMGHDAAVAALKEWWATQGAEKPEA; encoded by the coding sequence GTGCCGAACGCCAATGAAGACAACCCCAGTGCCCTGAGTCAGGTGCAGCGCCGCGCGGTCAGCGAATTGCTGCGCGTCGCTCCCGTCGCCGACGAGCTCGGCCGCCGCTTCCAGGAGGCGGGCTTCCACCTCGCCCTGGTCGGAGGCTCCGTCCGCGACGCGTTGCTCGGGCGTCTCGGCAACGACCTCGACTTCACCACCGACGCGCGTCCCGAGGACGTCCTGAAGATCGTGCGGCCCTGGGCCGACTCGGTATGGGACATCGGGATCGCCTTCGGGACGATCGGGGCCCAGAAGACCGCCCGCATCGGGGACGTCGACCGGAACTTCCAGATCGAGGTGACCACGTACCGCTCCGAGGCGTACGACCGCACCTCGCGCAAGCCCGAGGTCTCCTACGGCGACTCCATCGAGGAAGACCTGGTCCGGCGCGACTTCACCGTCAACGCCATGGCGCTCGCCCTGCCCGAGCAGGAGTTCGTGGACCCGCACGGCGGCCTGGAGGACCTGGCCGCCGGGGTGCTGCGCACGCCGGGCACCCCGGAGGAATCCTTCTCCGACGACCCGCTGCGCATGCTGCGCGCGGCCCGTTTCGCCGCGCAGCTGGACTTCGAGGTCGCACCCGAGGTGGTGGCCGCGATGAAGGAGATGTCGGACCGGATCGAGATCGTCTCGGCCGAGCGGGTCCAGGCCGAGCTGAACAAGCTGCTGTTGTCCGCCCACCCCCGCAAGGGGCTGGGCCTGCTCGTGGACTCCGGTCTGGCGGACCGGGTGCTGCCGGAGCTGCCCGCGCTGCGCCTCGAAAGCGACGAGCACCACCGGCACAAGGACGTGTACGACCACTCCCTGATCGTGCTGGAGCAGGCGATCGCCCTGGAGGAGGAGGGCCCGGACCTGGTGCTGCGGCTGGCCGCCCTGCTGCACGACATCGGCAAGCCGCGCACCCGCCGGTTCGAGAGCGACGGCCGGGTCTCCTTCCACCACCACGAGGTGGTGGGCGCGAAGATGACCAAGAAGCGCATGACGGCCCTGAAGTACTCGAACGACATGATCAAGGACGTTTCCCGGCTGGTGGAGCTGCACCTGCGCTTCCACGGCTACGGGGACGGCGAGTGGACCGACTCGGCGGTGCGGCGCTACGTCCGTGACGCCGGGCCGCTGCTCAGCCGCCTGCACAAGCTGACCCGGTCGGACTGCACCACGCGCAACAAGCGCAAGGCCGGCGCGCTCTCCCGCACCTACGACGGGCTGGAGGAGCGGATCGCCCAGCTCCAGGAGCAGGAGGAGCTGGACGCGATCCGCCCCGACCTGGACGGCAACGAGATCCAGCGGGTCCTGGGCATCAAGCCGGGCCCGGCCGTGGGCAAGGCCTACGCCTTCCTCCTGGACCTCCGCCTGGAGAACGGCCCGATGGGTCACGACGCCGCGGTTGCCGCCCTCAAGGAGTGGTGGGCCACCCAGGGCGCCGAGAAGCCCGAGGCCTGA
- a CDS encoding inositol-3-phosphate synthase, whose protein sequence is MGSVRVAIVGVGNCAASLVQGVEYYKDADPASKVPGLMHVQFGDYHVGDVEFVAAFDVDAKKVGLDLSDAIGASENNTIKICDVPNSGVTVQRGHTLDGLGKYYRMTIEESAEAPVDVVQILKDRQVDVLVCYLPVGSEEAAKFYAQCAIDAKVAFVNALPVFIAGTKEWADKFTEAGVPIVGDDIKSQVGATITHRVMAKLFEDRGVRLERTMQLNVGGNMDFKNMLERDRLESKKISKTQAVTSQIPDRDLGEKNVHIGPSDYVAWLDDRKWAYVRLEGRAFGDVPLNLEYKLEVWDSPNSAGVIIDALRAAKIAKDRGIGGPILSASSYFMKSPPVQYFDDEAFANVEKFIKGEVER, encoded by the coding sequence ATGGGTTCGGTTCGCGTAGCCATCGTCGGCGTGGGCAACTGCGCCGCCTCGCTGGTGCAGGGCGTCGAGTACTACAAGGACGCCGACCCGGCGTCCAAGGTCCCCGGGCTGATGCACGTCCAGTTCGGCGACTACCACGTGGGTGACGTCGAGTTCGTCGCCGCGTTCGACGTCGACGCGAAGAAGGTCGGCCTCGACCTCTCCGACGCCATCGGCGCCAGCGAGAACAACACCATCAAGATCTGCGACGTCCCGAACTCCGGCGTGACCGTCCAGCGCGGCCACACCCTGGACGGCCTGGGCAAGTACTACCGGATGACGATCGAGGAGTCCGCCGAGGCCCCCGTCGACGTCGTCCAGATCCTCAAGGACCGCCAGGTCGACGTTCTCGTCTGCTACCTGCCCGTCGGTTCCGAGGAAGCGGCGAAGTTCTACGCCCAGTGCGCCATCGACGCCAAGGTCGCGTTCGTCAACGCCCTCCCGGTCTTCATCGCCGGCACCAAGGAGTGGGCTGACAAGTTCACCGAGGCCGGTGTCCCGATCGTCGGCGACGACATCAAGTCCCAGGTCGGCGCCACCATCACGCACCGCGTGATGGCGAAGCTGTTCGAGGACCGCGGTGTCCGTCTTGAGCGCACCATGCAGCTCAACGTCGGCGGCAACATGGACTTCAAGAACATGCTCGAGCGCGACCGCCTGGAGTCGAAGAAGATCTCCAAGACGCAGGCCGTCACCTCGCAGATCCCCGACCGTGACCTCGGCGAGAAGAACGTCCACATCGGCCCGTCCGACTACGTCGCGTGGCTCGACGACCGCAAGTGGGCCTACGTCCGCCTTGAGGGTCGCGCCTTCGGCGACGTCCCGCTGAACCTTGAGTACAAGCTTGAGGTGTGGGACTCCCCGAACTCCGCCGGTGTCATCATCGACGCCCTGCGCGCCGCGAAGATCGCCAAGGACCGCGGCATCGGTGGCCCGATCCTGTCGGCCTCCAGCTACTTCATGAAGTCCCCGCCGGTGCAGTACTTCGACGACGAGGCCTTCGCCAACGTCGAGAAGTTCATCAAGGGTGAGGTCGAGCGCTAG
- a CDS encoding PadR family transcriptional regulator yields the protein MSRRSGILEFAVLGLLRESPMHGYELRKRLNTSLGVFRAFSYGTLYPCLKTLVANGWLIEEPGNAPEDALAASLAGRRAKIVYRLTAAGKEHFEELLSHTGPDTWEDESFAARFAFFGQTERDVRMRVLEGRRSRLEERLEKMRASLARTRERLDDYTLELQRHGMESVEREVRWLNELIESERAGRDRRRSGPPDETAK from the coding sequence ATGAGCAGGCGCTCCGGCATCCTCGAGTTCGCCGTCCTCGGCCTGCTTCGCGAATCCCCCATGCACGGTTATGAGCTCCGCAAGCGGCTCAACACCTCGCTGGGGGTGTTCAGGGCGTTCAGCTACGGGACTCTGTATCCCTGCCTCAAGACGCTGGTCGCCAACGGCTGGTTGATCGAAGAGCCGGGCAACGCCCCGGAGGACGCCCTCGCCGCTTCACTCGCAGGGCGCCGCGCCAAGATCGTCTACCGGTTGACGGCCGCGGGTAAGGAGCACTTCGAAGAGCTCCTCTCCCACACCGGCCCCGACACCTGGGAGGACGAGTCCTTCGCAGCCCGCTTCGCCTTCTTCGGCCAGACCGAACGAGACGTGCGGATGCGCGTGCTGGAGGGCCGCCGCAGCCGGCTGGAGGAGCGCCTCGAAAAGATGCGCGCCTCCCTCGCACGGACCCGGGAGCGCCTCGACGACTACACGCTCGAGCTGCAACGCCACGGAATGGAATCCGTGGAGCGTGAAGTGCGCTGGCTGAACGAGCTCATCGAGAGCGAGCGGGCGGGACGGGACCGCAGACGGTCCGGTCCGCCCGACGAAACTGCAAAGTGA
- the murJ gene encoding murein biosynthesis integral membrane protein MurJ yields MNAPYDGDRAQGTGGPAPSQGTAPGTPVPGQVPAPAPAPDHDPYVQDAYDYDPYRDQDLSAQDPVVEVLYDRASHPPPPPGTYQEPGPLYAAPQAPTPGPDPHIWAQTPPPEPDGPSRHLPYGDRASTTQFVGVDSLVTSAAEEEPEPDAFTHLYRDQQAAPRTPVEEAPVATPAPTKPAGRAASLLKSSALMAAGTIVSRITGFARTLVIAGAIGVASLNDSYQVANTLPTMIYVLVGGGALNAVFIPQLVRAMKNDDDGGEAYANRLLTLVVVLLGAVTTICVLAAPLFIGMMSQKIAGDPQRMEIAVAFAQYCLPTMFFMGVHVVLGQILNARGRFGAMMWTPVLNNVVVIATFGTFIWAFGGFTATGVTEASITPEGVRLLGIGTLLGLVVQSLAMLPYLRDAGFKMRLRFDWKGHGLGKAAGLAKWTFFFVLANQIGLVVVTQLATWAGEVADKQGHGGTGITGYNYALLLWQMPQAIITVSVMTAVLPRISRSAHDGDAAAVRDDISYGLRTSAVAIVPCSFAFLALGVPMATLLYASTGADDATNIGFILMAFGLGLIPYSVQYVVLRGFYAYEDTRTPFYNTVIVAAVNAGVSTLAFFVLPARWAVVGMAAAYGLGYAVGVGVAWRRLKNRLGGDLDGAHVMRTYTRLIGACVPAAVVAGAIAYAVTRWLGNGALGSLAALIAGAVGLGAVFLVAAKRMRIEELNAMVGMVRGRLGR; encoded by the coding sequence ATGAACGCGCCGTACGACGGTGACCGAGCGCAGGGCACTGGTGGGCCGGCGCCCTCCCAGGGCACTGCCCCGGGCACTCCGGTGCCCGGACAGGTTCCCGCACCCGCGCCAGCGCCGGACCACGACCCGTACGTCCAGGACGCCTACGACTACGACCCCTACCGGGACCAGGACCTGTCGGCGCAGGACCCCGTGGTCGAGGTCCTGTACGACCGCGCGTCCCACCCCCCGCCGCCGCCGGGCACCTACCAGGAGCCCGGCCCGCTCTACGCCGCCCCGCAGGCGCCCACGCCCGGCCCCGACCCGCACATCTGGGCGCAGACCCCGCCGCCCGAGCCCGACGGCCCCTCCCGCCACCTGCCCTACGGCGACCGCGCGTCGACGACACAGTTCGTCGGAGTGGACTCCCTGGTGACCAGTGCCGCGGAGGAGGAGCCGGAGCCGGACGCCTTCACCCACCTCTACCGCGACCAACAGGCGGCCCCGCGCACCCCGGTGGAGGAGGCCCCCGTGGCCACGCCGGCCCCGACGAAGCCCGCCGGGCGGGCCGCCAGCCTGCTGAAGTCCAGCGCCCTGATGGCGGCCGGCACCATCGTCTCCCGCATCACCGGCTTCGCGCGCACGCTGGTGATCGCCGGCGCCATCGGCGTCGCCTCCCTCAACGACAGTTACCAGGTCGCCAACACACTGCCGACGATGATCTACGTCCTCGTCGGTGGTGGCGCCCTCAACGCGGTCTTCATCCCGCAGCTCGTCCGCGCCATGAAGAACGACGACGATGGCGGCGAGGCCTACGCCAACCGGCTGCTGACACTCGTCGTGGTGCTGCTCGGCGCGGTGACCACCATCTGCGTGTTGGCGGCTCCGCTGTTCATCGGCATGATGTCGCAGAAGATCGCCGGCGATCCGCAGCGCATGGAAATCGCCGTGGCCTTCGCCCAATACTGCCTGCCCACCATGTTCTTCATGGGCGTGCACGTGGTGCTCGGTCAGATCCTCAACGCACGCGGCCGGTTCGGCGCGATGATGTGGACCCCCGTCCTCAACAACGTCGTCGTCATCGCCACCTTCGGAACCTTCATCTGGGCCTTCGGCGGCTTCACCGCCACCGGAGTCACCGAGGCGAGCATCACCCCCGAGGGCGTCCGCCTGTTGGGCATCGGCACCCTGCTCGGCCTCGTCGTCCAGTCCCTGGCGATGCTCCCCTACCTGCGCGACGCCGGCTTCAAGATGCGCCTGCGCTTCGACTGGAAGGGCCACGGCCTCGGCAAGGCCGCCGGCCTCGCCAAGTGGACCTTCTTCTTCGTCCTCGCCAACCAGATCGGCCTCGTCGTCGTCACCCAGCTCGCCACCTGGGCGGGTGAGGTCGCCGACAAGCAGGGCCACGGCGGTACCGGCATCACCGGTTACAACTACGCCCTGCTCCTGTGGCAGATGCCGCAGGCCATCATCACCGTCTCCGTCATGACGGCCGTCCTGCCGCGCATCTCGCGCTCCGCCCACGACGGCGACGCCGCCGCCGTCCGCGACGACATCTCCTACGGCCTGCGCACCTCGGCAGTGGCGATCGTGCCCTGCTCCTTCGCCTTCCTCGCGCTCGGCGTCCCGATGGCCACGCTGCTCTACGCCAGCACCGGCGCCGACGACGCCACCAACATCGGCTTCATCCTGATGGCGTTCGGCCTCGGCCTGATCCCGTACTCCGTGCAGTACGTGGTCCTGCGCGGCTTCTACGCCTACGAGGACACCCGGACCCCCTTCTACAACACGGTCATCGTCGCCGCGGTCAACGCCGGTGTCTCCACCCTGGCCTTCTTCGTCCTGCCGGCCCGCTGGGCCGTCGTCGGCATGGCCGCCGCCTACGGGCTCGGTTACGCGGTCGGCGTCGGCGTGGCCTGGCGCCGCCTGAAGAACCGTCTCGGTGGCGACCTCGACGGCGCCCACGTGATGCGCACCTACACCCGCCTGATCGGCGCGTGCGTGCCGGCCGCCGTCGTGGCCGGTGCCATCGCCTACGCAGTCACCCGCTGGCTGGGCAACGGGGCCCTCGGGTCCCTCGCCGCCCTGATCGCGGGCGCCGTCGGGCTGGGCGCGGTGTTCCTCGTCGCGGCCAAGCGGATGCGGATCGAAGAGCTCAACGCCATGGTCGGAATGGTCCGCGGACGACTGGGCCGCTGA
- a CDS encoding DUF6049 family protein produces the protein MAEAADNQGASPAPARRRWLRRAAVLLTGTPVLAALVYAPAPPAQAAESAVDVQLTEVAPSAPVKSDTLTISGTVVNNSRETIKNAHVGLRVGPRLGDRSSIDEVADRKGFRPGVDPGEIDQAFSVKIDSLPAKVDQDFTIKVPVNKLDLGADGVYQLGISLSGSTDSRPGEQVLGIQRTFLPWQPDPAAKRSSLTYVWPLISTTHVTAESGSDELQTPVFLDDSLAEELRPGGRLERMVSLGKDLPITWVIDPDLLTTVDAMTKGYRVRSPEPGGKPVQGRNKALAEQWLSSLESAVQGKKVVALPFADPDLASLAHHGKDVSGTLGQLRPATDKAKDAVETVLHVTPSTDFSWPVDGAIDPSIVNVATSAGAHNVLTRSDSLQETGSLGYTPTAARPIGAGTTAVVADADLSTAFEGDMARAGDSTLAVQQFLAHSLALNLQNSDEPRSYVVAPQRRPSAMQAESMATALRGLQGGRWSQPSDLEAAAAAKPDPGAATQVPGAGQYPESLAKQELPVSAFEKIRTTRNTLDHFKVILTAPDRVEIPFGNTTNREMSTSWRGRPDDARIYRDDVQDYLIGLTDKVKVVPKSDATLSGHSATIPVSVQNSLVQDVHNLVLRVKSANPTRLVFGDSGEAEQEVTVQGGHSQTVKFTANATASGPVEVTARLFTKDGVPYGKERKFTVEATEITPTVMLVIAGGVLLLVLAGIKMYASRKRVAARAVAEDSTQPSDESPDTEPQSAEGSGTGETVDR, from the coding sequence GTGGCCGAGGCGGCAGACAACCAGGGGGCGTCCCCCGCCCCTGCCCGGCGCCGGTGGCTGCGACGGGCCGCCGTCCTGCTCACCGGGACGCCGGTGCTCGCCGCTCTGGTCTACGCCCCCGCCCCACCGGCCCAGGCGGCCGAGTCCGCCGTCGACGTCCAGCTGACCGAGGTGGCGCCCAGCGCGCCGGTCAAGAGCGACACGCTGACCATCTCGGGGACGGTGGTCAACAACAGCCGCGAGACGATCAAGAACGCCCATGTCGGTCTGCGGGTGGGGCCGAGGCTGGGGGACCGGTCGTCCATCGACGAGGTCGCCGACCGCAAGGGATTCCGGCCGGGGGTGGACCCGGGGGAGATCGACCAGGCCTTCTCCGTGAAGATCGACTCGCTCCCCGCCAAGGTCGACCAGGACTTCACGATCAAGGTTCCGGTCAACAAGCTCGACCTGGGCGCGGACGGGGTCTACCAACTGGGGATCTCCCTGTCCGGGTCCACGGACAGCCGGCCCGGCGAGCAGGTCCTCGGCATCCAGCGGACGTTCCTGCCCTGGCAGCCCGACCCGGCGGCCAAGCGGTCCTCCCTGACCTACGTGTGGCCGCTGATCTCCACGACGCACGTCACCGCGGAGAGCGGCTCGGACGAACTCCAGACCCCCGTCTTCCTCGACGACTCGCTCGCGGAGGAGCTGCGACCGGGCGGCCGGCTGGAGCGCATGGTCTCGCTCGGCAAGGACCTGCCGATCACCTGGGTCATCGACCCCGATCTGCTGACCACCGTCGACGCCATGACCAAGGGCTACCGCGTCCGCAGCCCCGAGCCCGGCGGCAAGCCCGTCCAGGGCAGGAACAAGGCTCTCGCGGAGCAGTGGCTCAGCTCCCTGGAGAGCGCCGTCCAGGGCAAGAAGGTCGTCGCCCTGCCGTTCGCCGACCCCGACCTGGCCTCCCTCGCCCATCACGGCAAGGACGTCTCGGGCACCTTGGGCCAACTGCGGCCCGCGACCGACAAGGCGAAGGACGCCGTCGAGACGGTGCTCCACGTCACCCCGTCGACCGACTTCTCCTGGCCGGTGGACGGTGCGATCGACCCGTCGATCGTGAACGTGGCGACCTCGGCGGGCGCGCACAACGTCCTGACCCGCAGCGACAGCCTCCAGGAGACGGGCTCCCTCGGCTACACGCCGACGGCCGCCCGTCCCATCGGCGCCGGCACCACCGCCGTGGTCGCGGACGCGGACCTCTCCACCGCCTTCGAGGGTGACATGGCCCGCGCGGGCGACTCCACCCTCGCCGTGCAGCAGTTCCTCGCCCACAGCCTCGCCCTGAACCTGCAGAACAGCGACGAGCCCCGCAGCTACGTGGTCGCCCCGCAGCGCAGGCCCAGCGCCATGCAGGCGGAATCGATGGCCACCGCCCTGCGCGGGCTCCAGGGCGGCCGCTGGAGCCAGCCCTCCGACCTGGAGGCGGCCGCCGCCGCCAAGCCCGATCCGGGGGCCGCGACCCAGGTTCCGGGCGCCGGGCAGTACCCGGAGTCCCTGGCCAAGCAGGAGCTGCCGGTCTCGGCGTTCGAGAAGATCCGCACCACGCGGAACACCCTCGACCACTTCAAGGTCATCCTGACGGCCCCGGACCGCGTCGAGATCCCCTTCGGAAACACCACCAACCGGGAGATGTCCACCTCCTGGCGGGGCCGCCCCGACGACGCCCGCATCTACCGGGACGACGTCCAGGACTACCTGATCGGGCTGACCGACAAGGTCAAGGTCGTCCCCAAGTCGGACGCGACCCTGTCCGGCCACAGCGCGACCATCCCGGTCAGCGTCCAGAACAGCCTCGTCCAGGACGTCCACAACCTCGTGCTGCGCGTGAAGTCCGCCAACCCCACCCGTCTGGTGTTCGGCGACAGCGGCGAAGCGGAACAGGAAGTCACCGTCCAGGGCGGCCACAGCCAGACGGTAAAGTTCACCGCCAACGCCACTGCGAGCGGTCCCGTCGAGGTCACCGCACGGCTCTTCACCAAGGACGGCGTGCCCTACGGCAAGGAACGGAAGTTCACCGTGGAGGCAACCGAGATCACCCCCACCGTCATGCTCGTCATCGCCGGCGGTGTTCTCCTGCTGGTCCTGGCAGGCATCAAGATGTACGCCAGCCGCAAGCGCGTCGCCGCGCGCGCGGTCGCCGAGGACAGCACGCAGCCGAGTGACGAGTCCCCGGACACCGAACCGCAAAGCGCGGAGGGGTCCGGCACGGGTGAGACAGTGGACCGTTGA